A region from the Candidatus Electrothrix scaldis genome encodes:
- the nifB gene encoding nitrogenase cofactor biosynthesis protein NifB, with protein sequence MNDKDFNRHPCFNAKVKGQYGRVHLPVAPKCNIQCNFCNRKFDCVNESRPGVTSTILTPEQALEYMGKVLEKEPRISVAGIAGPGDPFANAEETLETMRLIRNNFPDTILCLASNGMNLAPHVEELAEIGVSHVTVTVNGVDPAVTENVYSWVRDGKVLYRGRQGAELLLARQLSAIEKLKKHDITVKINSILIPGVNDHHIIDIAKKMKDMGADLFNCMAMLPNADTVFENLTEPSKEVMKETRNEAEKYLPQMRHCTRCRADAVGLLDNDRTDEMRGCLSACASLPKHSEVARPYVAVATQEGVLVNQHLGEATRFQIWGKNEEEGGYKLIEERQAPSAGGGSQRWLNISRILSDCQAILVSDLGDGPKEALSKRGLKPITMSGFIEKGLEAIYTGKGLSSLQGRMRKCSSKGACLGTGTGCG encoded by the coding sequence ATGAACGATAAAGACTTTAACCGTCATCCATGTTTCAACGCCAAGGTCAAGGGACAGTACGGCAGGGTTCACCTTCCGGTTGCTCCAAAATGTAATATCCAGTGCAACTTCTGCAATCGTAAATTCGACTGCGTCAACGAATCTCGTCCTGGTGTAACCAGCACCATTTTAACTCCAGAGCAAGCCCTTGAGTACATGGGGAAAGTCCTTGAAAAAGAGCCCCGCATCTCTGTTGCTGGCATCGCCGGTCCTGGTGATCCCTTTGCCAATGCCGAAGAAACCCTGGAGACCATGCGTCTGATTCGCAACAACTTCCCTGATACTATTCTCTGTCTGGCCTCCAATGGTATGAATTTGGCCCCCCATGTAGAAGAATTGGCAGAAATCGGCGTGTCCCATGTCACGGTTACCGTGAACGGGGTTGATCCGGCAGTAACAGAAAATGTCTACTCATGGGTACGGGACGGTAAAGTTCTTTATAGAGGTCGTCAGGGTGCAGAACTTCTGTTGGCCCGCCAGCTTAGCGCCATTGAGAAATTAAAAAAGCACGATATCACTGTTAAAATCAACAGCATCCTGATTCCGGGCGTGAATGATCACCATATCATTGATATCGCCAAGAAGATGAAGGATATGGGCGCAGACCTGTTCAACTGCATGGCTATGCTGCCCAATGCAGATACCGTGTTTGAAAACCTGACAGAGCCTTCCAAAGAAGTTATGAAAGAAACCCGCAATGAGGCGGAAAAATACCTACCCCAGATGCGTCACTGTACCCGTTGTCGCGCTGATGCAGTTGGCCTACTGGACAATGACAGGACTGACGAAATGCGTGGCTGCCTGAGCGCCTGCGCCAGCCTGCCCAAGCATTCAGAGGTTGCACGCCCCTATGTTGCCGTTGCTACCCAGGAAGGTGTTCTGGTCAATCAGCATCTTGGCGAGGCTACCCGCTTTCAGATCTGGGGGAAAAACGAAGAAGAAGGCGGTTACAAACTCATCGAAGAGCGTCAGGCCCCGTCCGCAGGTGGTGGTTCCCAGCGTTGGCTGAACATCAGCAGAATTCTGAGCGACTGTCAGGCTATCCTGGTCAGTGACCTGGGCGATGGCCCCAAAGAAGCTCTGAGTAAACGTGGCCTGAAACCAATAACCATGTCCGGTTTTATTGAAAAAGGACTGGAAGCCATCTACACCGGCAAAGGCCTGTCTTCCCTCCAGGGACGGATGCGAAAATGCTCTTCCAAAGGCGCTTGTCTGGGCACCGGTACCGGATGCGGCTGA
- the modD gene encoding ModD protein → MIFFTSEEIEQWINEDAPLVDLTSHLLGLNNQPGVLQVATRHPTRVALTEEAGRIFEILGCSVHDICPSGEDVPAQTILLRAEGPAAALHRGWKVAMNLLEYMCGVASHTAEMVKKVKECSNIPLLVTRKHQPGLRKPLIKATLAGGAIPHRLGLSETILIFENHLNLLGGRDALPTLLANMKATACEQKITVECDDLNQAVQAAEAGADAVQFDKVSPQDLSIWCSELKASFPNLIILSAGGVGPQNVQDYARTEVDGIVLSSVFHAKPADLGVTISLR, encoded by the coding sequence ATGATCTTTTTTACAAGCGAAGAAATTGAACAGTGGATCAATGAAGATGCGCCCTTAGTTGATCTGACCAGCCATCTGCTGGGACTGAATAACCAGCCCGGTGTCCTCCAGGTCGCAACCCGGCATCCAACCAGAGTCGCCCTAACAGAAGAGGCTGGACGCATCTTTGAAATTCTTGGCTGTAGCGTGCATGATATTTGCCCTTCGGGCGAAGATGTCCCTGCCCAGACCATCCTGCTCAGGGCAGAAGGACCAGCTGCTGCTCTGCATCGAGGCTGGAAGGTCGCCATGAATCTACTGGAATACATGTGTGGGGTAGCTAGCCACACCGCAGAAATGGTCAAAAAGGTGAAAGAGTGCAGTAATATTCCGCTACTGGTGACCCGCAAGCATCAACCGGGGCTGAGAAAACCGCTGATCAAGGCAACCCTGGCTGGCGGAGCGATTCCGCACCGACTGGGTTTATCCGAAACGATCCTGATCTTTGAAAATCATCTCAACCTCCTTGGCGGCCGAGATGCCTTACCAACTTTGCTTGCAAATATGAAGGCAACTGCCTGTGAACAAAAGATCACCGTGGAATGCGATGATCTGAACCAGGCCGTACAGGCGGCAGAGGCTGGCGCTGATGCAGTGCAATTCGACAAGGTTTCTCCCCAGGATCTCAGCATCTGGTGTTCTGAACTCAAAGCCAGCTTTCCGAACCTGATCATTTTAAGCGCAGGTGGGGTTGGGCCACAAAACGTTCAGGACTACGCCCGCACCGAAGTGGACGGCATTGTGCTCAGCTCAGTCTTTCATGCCAAGCCTGCGGATCTGGGCGTAACCATTTCGCTCCGCTAA